One segment of candidate division WOR-3 bacterium DNA contains the following:
- the recA gene encoding recombinase RecA, with protein MAKEIDKEKIKAIASAIAQIEKQFGKGAVMKLGEKGRKMEVDIIPTGSLALDIALGIGGFPKGRICEIFGPEASGKTTLALSVIAQAQKRGGIACFIDSEHALDPSYAEALGVDLDNLYLSQPDTGEQSLEIAEILTRSQALDVFVIDSVAALVPRAEIEGEMGEAQVGVQARLMSQALRKLSGVIHKSNTCAIFTNQIRHKIGVLYGSPETTPGGLALKFYATLRLEVRKVSTLKRGEEFIGARTKVRVVKNKLAPPFKEAEFDIIYGKGINRLGEIVDVGSSLGIIQKSGAWFSYKEDRIGQGREQVIEFLEKNPNLAKEIEEKIYEKAFSK; from the coding sequence ATGGCAAAAGAGATTGATAAGGAAAAGATAAAAGCGATTGCCTCTGCCATCGCCCAGATTGAAAAGCAGTTTGGGAAAGGGGCAGTGATGAAGTTGGGGGAAAAAGGGAGGAAGATGGAAGTAGATATTATCCCCACCGGTTCTCTTGCCTTAGATATTGCCTTGGGGATTGGCGGTTTTCCGAAGGGGAGGATCTGCGAGATCTTCGGACCGGAGGCTTCAGGAAAGACAACCTTAGCCCTTTCCGTGATTGCCCAGGCACAGAAGAGAGGGGGGATTGCTTGTTTCATTGATTCCGAGCATGCCCTTGATCCTTCCTATGCCGAAGCCTTGGGGGTTGATTTGGATAATTTATATCTCTCTCAACCGGATACCGGAGAACAGTCCTTAGAGATTGCCGAAATTCTCACTCGGAGCCAAGCCTTGGATGTCTTCGTCATTGATTCAGTTGCCGCCCTTGTGCCGAGGGCGGAGATTGAAGGGGAGATGGGTGAGGCTCAGGTTGGAGTCCAGGCGCGGTTAATGTCGCAGGCATTGAGGAAACTCTCCGGTGTCATTCACAAGTCAAATACGTGTGCCATCTTCACCAATCAGATAAGGCATAAGATTGGTGTTCTCTATGGTAGCCCGGAGACGACCCCTGGTGGTTTGGCGTTGAAGTTCTATGCCACTTTAAGATTGGAGGTGAGGAAAGTTTCTACACTCAAAAGAGGGGAAGAGTTTATCGGGGCGCGAACCAAAGTGCGCGTCGTTAAGAATAAGTTGGCTCCTCCCTTTAAGGAGGCAGAATTTGATATCATTTACGGGAAAGGGATTAACCGTCTCGGAGAGATTGTTGATGTGGGAAGTTCCTTGGGAATTATTCAGAAGAGTGGTGCCTGGTTCTCCTATAAGGAAGACCGGATTGGTCAGGGAAGGGAGCAGGTGATAGAATTCTTAGAAAAGAATCCTAACTTGGCAAAGGAGATTGAAGAGAAGATTTATGAGAAGGCATTTTCCAAATGA
- a CDS encoding aldehyde dehydrogenase family protein has product MAKIYYNFIDGKWVESKTKRTYENRNPANYEEVIGVFPSSNAEDVDLAVKAAKKAYQHWRKVPPPKRGEILRKAGEILLERKEEIAQIMTREMGKVLKETRGDVQEGIDTAFYAAGEGRRLFSFTTPSELPNKVCMVYRQPIGVWGIITPWNFPLAIPSWKIFPALLCGNTVVFKPATDTPATAFLLVEILMEAGLPEGVVNLVFGRGGEVGEALLSHPEISGISFTGSSEVGRRIGEVCGRTLKRCSLELGGKNAQIVLADADLNLALEGVLWGAFGTTGQRCTATSRLILEEKIYEQFIEMLIERTKKLKLGNGLKEDTDVGPLISEKQRETVHQYVEIGKKEGAKLVCGGKPYQEGECAKGYFYEPTIFIDVKPEMTIAQEEIFGPVLSVIKAKDLKEAISILNKTRYGLSSAIYTRDVNKAFTAISEIEAGITYVNAPTIGAECHLPFGGVKDTGNGHREGGWTVYDIFSELKTVYIDYSGSLQKAQIDTWQKRD; this is encoded by the coding sequence ATGGCAAAAATCTACTACAATTTTATTGATGGGAAATGGGTAGAGAGTAAAACAAAAAGGACCTACGAAAATCGTAATCCCGCCAACTACGAAGAGGTGATTGGCGTTTTCCCTTCTTCTAATGCGGAAGATGTTGACTTGGCGGTAAAGGCGGCAAAAAAGGCTTACCAGCACTGGCGGAAGGTCCCACCCCCGAAAAGGGGAGAAATCCTCCGCAAAGCGGGTGAGATTCTTTTAGAAAGGAAAGAAGAGATCGCTCAGATTATGACCAGAGAAATGGGAAAGGTGCTAAAAGAGACCAGAGGCGATGTGCAAGAAGGGATTGATACCGCCTTCTATGCGGCTGGAGAAGGGAGGAGATTGTTCTCCTTCACCACCCCCAGTGAATTACCAAATAAGGTCTGTATGGTCTATCGCCAACCGATAGGCGTCTGGGGAATTATCACCCCCTGGAATTTCCCCTTAGCAATTCCTTCTTGGAAAATCTTCCCGGCTCTTTTATGCGGCAATACCGTGGTCTTCAAACCCGCCACTGATACCCCAGCCACCGCTTTCCTTTTGGTTGAAATTTTAATGGAGGCCGGATTGCCCGAAGGGGTTGTCAATTTAGTCTTCGGCCGGGGTGGCGAAGTCGGTGAAGCATTACTTAGCCATCCCGAAATCTCCGGCATCTCCTTCACCGGTTCTTCAGAAGTGGGGAGAAGAATTGGGGAAGTCTGCGGCCGGACCTTAAAAAGATGCTCCTTAGAATTGGGTGGGAAAAATGCCCAGATTGTTCTGGCTGATGCCGATCTCAATTTAGCCTTAGAGGGTGTGCTCTGGGGCGCCTTCGGTACTACCGGCCAGAGATGTACCGCTACCTCCCGACTCATCTTAGAGGAGAAGATCTACGAGCAGTTTATTGAAATGCTAATTGAAAGGACAAAGAAATTGAAATTGGGTAACGGCTTAAAGGAAGATACCGACGTTGGACCTTTGATTAGCGAAAAGCAGAGGGAGACGGTACACCAATATGTGGAGATTGGGAAGAAGGAAGGGGCGAAGTTAGTCTGTGGTGGTAAACCTTACCAAGAGGGAGAATGCGCCAAGGGCTATTTCTATGAACCAACAATTTTTATTGATGTGAAGCCGGAGATGACCATTGCCCAGGAAGAGATCTTCGGTCCCGTTCTTTCCGTAATTAAAGCGAAAGATTTAAAAGAAGCGATTTCTATCTTAAATAAGACCCGCTACGGCCTCTCTTCCGCCATTTACACCCGAGATGTGAATAAGGCATTTACAGCAATCTCCGAAATTGAGGCGGGGATTACCTATGTCAACGCCCCCACAATCGGTGCGGAGTGCCACTTGCCTTTCGGGGGGGTGAAAGATACCGGCAATGGACATCGGGAAGGTGGCTGGACGGTTTATGATATCTTCTCGGAGTTGAAGACGGTTTATATTGACTACTCCGGCTCTCTCCAAAAGGCACAGATTGATACCTGGCAAAAGAGAGATTAA
- a CDS encoding sigma 54-interacting transcriptional regulator, whose protein sequence is MKPYILICDDLRESYLTLMEQIRDYQEGRLLSEFEFLHFRHGKELIDWYRKNRGKFVSLVVQDIDFTHLQDEELLTPEEWGMEFVAPYDVKALQGFIIFSALRKIDKIVPVLFLSLRVGIASLKKFANLLVGPGYGRATFVPMSAVGENFYPSVVRKIDFFALRPVGEEKKKNWEEEFNFVIGESRLMSYVVGEIEKIAPSDATVMLLGEPGVGKELVARIIHRLSLRFEKEKAEKREPLTVNIAALDYNLIEDELFGHERGAFTGAVLPREGIFESANTSTVFLDEIGELSSEIQIKLLRALEYKRIKRLGASWEREIDIRIIAATNQPLEKLSQTLRPDFYSRLFQHCLLVPSLKERWGNEAPTVVERDLDRFSHFFIRRIATALPGKKLIPLSPSGHSFLFTLINDYLKGENSLFEGNVRTLRNILERAYERALAENAQEIDIDHLIPTLGMMRFLQKREEGKEEEIEKSFATLNLQIIEKKAIKEALAKTNGQISRAAELLGIHRETLRKKIIEYNL, encoded by the coding sequence ATGAAACCTTACATCTTAATTTGTGATGATTTGAGAGAGAGTTATCTCACTTTAATGGAACAGATTCGGGATTACCAAGAGGGTCGTCTCCTTTCCGAATTTGAATTTCTCCATTTCCGCCACGGCAAAGAACTGATTGACTGGTATAGGAAGAATAGGGGGAAGTTTGTTTCTTTAGTCGTTCAGGATATTGATTTCACCCACCTTCAAGATGAAGAACTCCTCACCCCTGAGGAGTGGGGGATGGAATTTGTTGCCCCTTATGATGTTAAGGCTTTACAGGGATTTATAATCTTCAGTGCCCTCCGGAAGATTGATAAAATCGTCCCGGTCCTATTCCTTTCCTTACGGGTGGGTATCGCCTCTCTAAAAAAGTTCGCTAACCTTTTAGTGGGTCCGGGTTACGGAAGGGCAACCTTCGTCCCGATGAGTGCGGTGGGTGAGAATTTTTATCCCTCGGTTGTCCGCAAGATTGACTTCTTCGCTTTAAGACCCGTAGGAGAAGAGAAGAAAAAGAATTGGGAAGAGGAGTTCAACTTTGTGATTGGCGAATCCCGTTTGATGAGTTATGTAGTGGGGGAGATTGAGAAGATCGCTCCTTCGGATGCGACGGTGATGTTATTAGGCGAACCCGGAGTGGGGAAGGAACTGGTCGCCCGCATCATCCACCGCCTCTCTTTAAGATTTGAGAAGGAGAAGGCGGAGAAGAGAGAGCCCCTTACTGTCAACATCGCCGCTTTAGACTATAACCTGATTGAAGACGAACTCTTCGGTCACGAAAGGGGTGCCTTCACCGGTGCGGTTTTACCCCGGGAAGGGATATTTGAATCCGCTAATACCTCAACCGTCTTCTTAGATGAGATTGGTGAACTATCATCTGAGATTCAGATTAAGTTATTAAGGGCATTGGAGTACAAAAGGATAAAACGTTTGGGGGCTTCTTGGGAGAGGGAGATTGATATCCGGATTATCGCCGCCACCAATCAACCACTGGAAAAACTCTCCCAAACTTTAAGACCCGACTTCTATTCCCGACTCTTTCAACATTGTCTCCTTGTCCCTTCCCTTAAAGAGAGGTGGGGTAACGAGGCGCCAACGGTTGTGGAAAGGGATCTTGACCGGTTTTCTCACTTCTTCATCAGGAGGATTGCTACCGCCCTCCCCGGCAAGAAACTGATCCCCCTTTCTCCTTCTGGTCATTCTTTCCTTTTCACTTTAATCAATGACTATCTCAAAGGGGAAAACTCACTATTTGAGGGTAACGTCCGAACCTTGCGCAACATCCTTGAAAGGGCTTACGAAAGGGCGTTAGCCGAGAATGCCCAAGAGATTGACATTGACCACCTCATACCCACCTTGGGTATGATGCGTTTTCTCCAAAAGCGGGAGGAAGGGAAGGAAGAAGAGATTGAGAAGAGCTTTGCCACCTTAAACCTCCAAATTATTGAGAAGAAGGCGATTAAGGAGGCGCTGGCAAAGACCAACGGCCAGATTAGCCGGGCCGCCGAACTTTTAGGTATCCATCGCGAGACTTTAAGGAAAAAGATTATTGAATATAACCTTTAA
- a CDS encoding PQQ-binding-like beta-propeller repeat protein, with the protein MAVRKEKILIPFSFPLIIIFFTYPFVFAQPVLNLKKVPLFGDTTEEVLFTISTEKPETLVYEVFFGDGEVYRSSFVSGEIEVGHQYKKPGVYWLKVAGHSKKGFTAVESLAIEIKERLALFEIPLPSATISTPALDENDNLYLGLEDNALISFRKDGAFRFSFSTRNSVYATPIVFRDKVIFGALDSTLYCLDTTGKLLWQFSAGSEIYQPAATDGERIFFVTDDGQLFSLSLGGKLLWKKKVASEPSPVTIDEKGQIFLTADGIYSFTRDGKMLFSWQTPNEDPFLTGCQLSPDGYLLAGCEDGFLYALNKKGELLWKAATPEEDPIRCEGVFRGDTFLFGADDGVLYKKGRYGGLIPFFTTDDEIIASPVVTEDGRVFLFSDDGYLYSLREDGQLLFRKEIAYSEKGFFITPSLTLTRDGILLATSWDERIFAFPAGRVHSPHLWHTYRGVFSREGRVKTRK; encoded by the coding sequence ATGGCAGTTAGAAAAGAGAAAATCCTCATCCCTTTTTCCTTTCCTCTAATAATTATCTTTTTCACTTATCCTTTCGTTTTTGCTCAGCCGGTCTTGAATTTAAAGAAAGTTCCCCTCTTTGGTGATACCACAGAGGAGGTGCTTTTTACCATTTCCACAGAGAAGCCCGAGACCTTAGTTTATGAAGTATTCTTTGGCGACGGAGAGGTCTATCGCTCTTCTTTTGTTTCAGGGGAGATTGAAGTGGGACATCAGTATAAAAAACCGGGGGTTTACTGGCTGAAGGTTGCAGGGCACAGTAAGAAAGGTTTTACCGCGGTTGAATCGTTGGCGATTGAGATTAAAGAGAGGCTTGCCCTTTTTGAAATCCCTTTACCTTCCGCTACGATTTCTACCCCCGCCTTAGACGAAAACGACAATCTCTATTTGGGGTTAGAAGATAATGCCTTAATCTCTTTTCGGAAGGATGGGGCTTTCCGTTTCTCTTTTTCTACCCGAAATTCGGTTTACGCCACCCCCATAGTTTTTAGGGATAAGGTTATCTTCGGTGCCCTTGATTCAACCCTCTATTGCCTTGATACTACCGGCAAACTGCTCTGGCAATTTTCGGCGGGTAGCGAGATTTACCAACCAGCGGCTACGGATGGGGAAAGAATCTTCTTCGTTACCGATGATGGCCAATTATTCTCCCTTTCTTTGGGAGGTAAGTTACTATGGAAAAAGAAGGTCGCTAGTGAACCTTCTCCGGTGACGATTGACGAAAAAGGTCAAATCTTTTTGACCGCGGATGGTATCTACTCCTTCACGAGGGATGGCAAAATGCTTTTCTCTTGGCAAACTCCCAACGAAGATCCTTTCCTCACCGGCTGCCAACTGAGTCCAGATGGTTATCTTCTGGCAGGTTGTGAAGATGGTTTTCTCTACGCCTTGAATAAAAAAGGGGAGTTGCTCTGGAAGGCAGCCACCCCCGAAGAGGATCCGATAAGATGTGAAGGAGTTTTTCGGGGAGATACTTTTCTCTTCGGGGCGGATGATGGTGTCCTTTATAAAAAAGGGAGGTACGGTGGTTTAATCCCATTTTTTACTACCGATGACGAAATCATCGCCAGTCCGGTTGTGACCGAAGACGGTCGGGTCTTTCTCTTCTCCGATGACGGGTATCTCTATTCCCTGCGGGAAGATGGGCAACTTCTCTTTCGGAAGGAGATCGCCTATAGTGAGAAAGGGTTTTTCATCACCCCATCTTTAACCCTCACCCGGGATGGGATCTTATTAGCCACTTCTTGGGATGAGAGGATTTTCGCTTTTCCGGCGGGTCGGGTTCACAGTCCTCATCTTTGGCACACCTACCGGGGAGTTTTCTCCCGGGAGGGGAGAGTTAAAACTCGGAAATGA
- a CDS encoding dCMP deaminase family protein, which yields MRRKEKDSRLSWDEYFIQIAQMVSERSTCLRRKVGAILVKDKRILATGYNGAPTGLKHCAETGCLRERLGLKPGERIELCRGLHGEQNALLQAAAFGIDVSGATLYSTHQPCITCVKMLINARIKRICFLEPYYDQLANKFLREAKIKVEKIEIKKKRREDGS from the coding sequence ATGAGAAGAAAGGAGAAAGATAGCCGCCTCTCTTGGGATGAATACTTTATCCAAATTGCCCAGATGGTCTCCGAACGTTCCACCTGTCTCCGGCGAAAGGTGGGGGCGATTTTGGTGAAGGATAAAAGGATATTAGCCACCGGTTATAACGGAGCACCCACCGGCTTAAAGCATTGTGCGGAGACAGGTTGTTTGCGGGAGAGGCTGGGTTTAAAACCGGGCGAGCGGATTGAACTCTGCCGGGGTCTCCACGGGGAGCAGAATGCTTTATTACAAGCCGCTGCTTTTGGAATTGATGTCTCCGGCGCCACTCTTTATTCTACCCATCAACCTTGTATCACCTGTGTCAAGATGCTAATTAACGCCCGGATTAAAAGGATCTGCTTCTTAGAACCTTATTATGACCAACTGGCGAATAAATTTTTAAGAGAGGCAAAGATCAAGGTAGAAAAGATAGAGATTAAGAAAAAAAGGAGGGAAGATGGCAGTTAG
- a CDS encoding DUF4438 domain-containing protein, translating to MKIKTNKEFLPWISVLGEVAPPRRRQPYTIDYKGEPKVFPGTGGIVYNIKIGDPVFGWVGDHLEPGVSIRVKDEDENRALNTYACIGNSAKVVSGEAKGDEGFVTGKHGGIEHILVYFPEETLEKLVIGDKIQIKAVGQGLEILGLPSVKFYNLDPNLLEKFDLKIKNGFLHFPVTHILPPEVMGSGLGGVTTSTGDYDITTQDQDLVRKLRLNELRFGDIVCLLDTDNTYGRCLRRGAVSIGVVVHANCVVAGHGPGVTTIATSPNGKIRPVLDKKANIAHYLLK from the coding sequence ATGAAGATAAAGACCAATAAAGAATTTTTACCCTGGATCTCTGTCCTGGGAGAGGTTGCCCCTCCCCGAAGACGCCAACCTTACACCATTGATTATAAAGGAGAACCGAAGGTCTTTCCCGGAACCGGGGGAATTGTCTATAATATAAAAATTGGTGATCCCGTCTTCGGTTGGGTGGGCGACCACTTAGAACCGGGTGTTTCCATCCGGGTGAAGGATGAAGACGAAAATCGGGCGCTCAACACTTATGCCTGTATCGGTAATTCCGCGAAGGTGGTTTCTGGGGAGGCGAAGGGGGATGAAGGTTTTGTCACCGGTAAACACGGAGGGATTGAGCATATTTTAGTCTATTTTCCCGAAGAGACCTTAGAGAAATTGGTGATTGGGGATAAAATTCAGATTAAGGCAGTGGGGCAGGGTTTGGAGATTTTGGGCTTACCTTCCGTTAAATTTTATAATCTTGACCCCAATTTATTGGAAAAATTTGACCTGAAAATTAAAAACGGGTTTCTTCATTTTCCGGTAACCCATATCCTTCCCCCGGAGGTGATGGGCTCCGGTTTGGGCGGGGTTACCACCTCTACTGGTGATTATGATATCACGACGCAAGACCAAGATCTCGTAAGAAAACTTCGGCTGAACGAACTCCGTTTTGGGGATATTGTCTGCCTTTTGGACACAGACAATACCTACGGCCGGTGTTTAAGACGCGGCGCCGTCTCCATTGGGGTTGTGGTCCATGCCAACTGCGTCGTCGCGGGCCACGGGCCGGGGGTAACAACGATTGCCACTTCTCCTAATGGGAAGATCAGACCGGTTTTAGATAAAAAGGCGAATATCGCCCACTATCTCCTAAAATGA
- a CDS encoding 2-oxoacid:acceptor oxidoreductase family protein → MIEIKIVGKGGQGIVLAGEILAHAAILKGKFASAIAGYSSQARGGDVSCDVMISEKEISSPFVLKPEYLISLASEGYEKIIPLISEETKVFLDATICNWKWERNHFPIPAQKIAQEVCQSPQVANMVILGYFARRTEIVSLDNLCSVLKEKMKGKTLEVNIKALKEGYFFGGNYEDKDQ, encoded by the coding sequence ATGATTGAGATTAAAATCGTCGGAAAAGGAGGACAAGGAATTGTTCTGGCGGGGGAGATTTTAGCTCACGCCGCCATTCTTAAAGGGAAATTCGCCAGTGCCATTGCCGGCTACTCTTCTCAGGCTCGGGGAGGAGATGTGAGTTGTGATGTGATGATTTCCGAAAAGGAAATTTCCTCCCCTTTTGTTTTAAAACCTGAATATTTAATTTCCCTTGCCTCGGAAGGTTATGAGAAAATCATTCCTTTGATTAGCGAAGAGACAAAAGTCTTTTTGGATGCTACCATCTGCAATTGGAAATGGGAAAGGAATCATTTTCCCATCCCTGCCCAAAAGATTGCCCAAGAGGTATGCCAATCGCCTCAGGTGGCAAATATGGTCATTTTGGGATATTTTGCCCGCCGCACAGAGATTGTCTCTTTAGACAATCTCTGCTCGGTTCTTAAAGAGAAGATGAAGGGTAAGACCTTAGAAGTTAATATTAAGGCGTTAAAGGAAGGTTATTTCTTTGGAGGGAACTATGAAGATAAAGACCAATAA
- a CDS encoding thiamine pyrophosphate-dependent enzyme — protein MSRHLYKYLREEVFPTPFCPGCGHGILLQAILRAIDELSTSGHLDFTKMVFVSGIGCGAWIPSPHFKADTLHTLHGRAIAYATGVCLTRPDLKVVVISGDGDLAAIGGNHLIHAARRNLPLVVICANNSIYGMTGGQVSPTTPEGCLTETTPFGNEERPFDLCRLVKSCEADYVSRWTVFHTKPLIKAIVKALTSKGFSFIDVISPCVTQFGRRNRLFSIYDYFQEIKKVVISYEKAKVMGKGDLKGKIIIGEYD, from the coding sequence ATGAGCCGCCATCTTTATAAATATTTGAGAGAGGAGGTCTTTCCAACACCTTTTTGTCCGGGTTGTGGCCATGGGATTTTGCTGCAAGCCATCTTGCGGGCGATTGACGAGTTGTCCACCTCCGGTCACTTAGATTTCACCAAAATGGTTTTTGTCTCCGGGATCGGTTGCGGTGCCTGGATCCCTTCTCCCCACTTTAAGGCTGATACCTTACATACCCTACACGGTCGGGCAATAGCCTACGCCACCGGAGTTTGCCTCACCCGACCCGACTTAAAAGTCGTTGTCATCTCTGGGGATGGGGATTTGGCGGCGATTGGGGGGAATCATTTAATCCACGCCGCAAGGAGGAATCTGCCGCTGGTGGTGATCTGTGCTAATAATTCTATCTACGGGATGACCGGGGGGCAAGTTTCCCCAACCACCCCGGAAGGTTGTCTCACGGAGACAACCCCTTTTGGCAACGAAGAACGCCCCTTTGATCTGTGCCGATTGGTTAAGAGTTGTGAGGCGGATTATGTGAGCCGCTGGACGGTCTTCCATACGAAACCTTTGATCAAGGCTATCGTCAAGGCTTTGACGAGTAAGGGATTTTCCTTCATTGATGTTATCTCTCCCTGTGTCACCCAATTTGGGAGGCGAAATAGACTTTTTTCCATTTACGACTACTTCCAAGAGATAAAGAAGGTGGTAATTTCTTATGAGAAAGCAAAGGTGATGGGAAAAGGGGATTTAAAAGGGAAAATTATCATCGGTGAATATGATTGA
- a CDS encoding 2-oxoacid:acceptor oxidoreductase subunit alpha yields the protein MPERIEKALLSPQRYFLAGNIACAEGALAAGCRFYAGYPITPSSEIMEHMAKRLKEVGGFFIQMEDEIGSISACIGASWSGVKAMTATSGPGFSLMLEGIGYALMTETPIVIVNIQRQGPATGQATRPGQGDIMQARWGAHGDYRIIALSPWSVQEMYDLTILAFNLSERYRVPVILLGDEVIGHLKETLLVKPEVVIFDRNKEKGKPPFGGELIPPMPAFGEGEALLVTGSTHNEWGVRKVYHPEVQDRLNRRLCEKIDKNRGEIIRFETYFTEDCDICLIAFGITARSSYYAVDSLRKEGIKVGLFRPITIWPFPEEELKKIPARKILVCEMNCGQLINEVQRILPGKEILGLFKTKGEAIYPWEVMKKIEEIL from the coding sequence ATGCCAGAAAGAATAGAAAAAGCGCTTCTTTCCCCCCAGCGCTACTTCCTGGCGGGGAATATTGCCTGTGCCGAAGGGGCATTAGCTGCGGGTTGTCGGTTTTATGCCGGTTACCCCATCACCCCTTCTTCAGAGATTATGGAGCATATGGCAAAAAGGTTGAAGGAAGTAGGTGGTTTTTTCATCCAGATGGAGGATGAGATTGGTTCCATCAGTGCCTGTATCGGGGCCTCCTGGTCGGGGGTGAAGGCGATGACCGCCACTTCTGGTCCGGGTTTTTCTCTGATGTTGGAAGGGATTGGGTATGCCTTAATGACCGAAACCCCAATTGTCATCGTTAATATCCAGAGGCAGGGACCGGCTACTGGTCAAGCGACAAGACCCGGCCAGGGTGACATTATGCAAGCAAGATGGGGTGCTCATGGTGATTACCGGATCATTGCCCTTTCTCCCTGGTCGGTTCAGGAGATGTACGATTTGACCATCCTCGCCTTTAATCTTTCCGAAAGATACAGAGTTCCGGTCATCCTTTTGGGGGATGAGGTTATTGGCCATTTGAAGGAGACCCTTTTGGTGAAACCGGAGGTAGTAATTTTTGACCGGAATAAAGAAAAAGGTAAGCCACCTTTTGGGGGAGAATTAATTCCGCCGATGCCCGCCTTCGGAGAAGGGGAGGCACTTTTAGTTACCGGCTCAACCCACAACGAATGGGGGGTGAGAAAGGTCTATCACCCAGAGGTGCAGGATAGATTAAACCGGCGTCTTTGCGAAAAGATTGATAAGAATAGAGGGGAAATTATTCGCTTTGAAACCTATTTCACAGAAGATTGTGATATTTGTCTTATTGCCTTCGGCATCACCGCGCGGAGTAGTTATTACGCGGTGGATAGTTTACGGAAAGAAGGTATTAAAGTTGGCCTCTTCCGGCCCATCACCATCTGGCCCTTTCCGGAGGAGGAGTTAAAGAAAATTCCTGCCCGAAAGATTCTGGTCTGCGAGATGAATTGTGGCCAATTGATTAACGAGGTGCAACGGATCCTTCCCGGAAAGGAGATCCTTGGGCTTTTTAAGACGAAAGGAGAGGCGATTTACCCCTGGGAGGTGATGAAAAAGATTGAGGAGATTTTATGA
- a CDS encoding 4Fe-4S binding protein, translating to MFKVAIRKEWCKGCLFCYQICPKKVFEKDASLPKVAHEEKCIGCLLCEYLCPDLAITVEKCQKE from the coding sequence ATGTTTAAGGTCGCAATCCGTAAAGAATGGTGTAAAGGTTGTCTTTTTTGCTACCAAATCTGTCCCAAAAAAGTTTTTGAGAAAGACGCTTCTCTTCCCAAGGTGGCGCACGAGGAGAAATGTATCGGTTGTCTCCTCTGCGAATACCTCTGCCCGGATTTGGCGATCACGGTGGAGAAATGCCAGAAAGAATAG
- a CDS encoding serpin family protein gives MLKNWKGKKEKLKGWVFLSFLLFSWLRAGVSPLFVQGNNRFGFSLFSELMAEDFNENIFISPISVYLALVSTYNGAGGETKEAMAKTLNLKEMKLDSLNTALSDLHQFLRRPIPQVELKIANSLWARKGISLKREFLERNRKFFKAKIKTLDFSQPSAIKEINQWVRKNTKGKIEKIIEKIERNVVLFILNAVYFQGKWQREFPKEKTKEDFFYSPRGEEKILLMSQSGRFLYLKKENWAAVALPYGKGEVSIYLFLPDTNFPLASLVQWLGGRWEEVLKEFDEREGEISLPRIHLTYEKSFKEILKRMNMAIAFDPKKADFTGMSGEGGLFINDVRHKTYLSITEEGTEAAAVTSVEMALTALPERFHLVFNRPFFFAIRDNRTGLILFTGAFFTPKG, from the coding sequence ATGCTTAAAAACTGGAAAGGGAAGAAGGAAAAGTTGAAGGGCTGGGTTTTTCTCTCCTTTCTTCTCTTCTCTTGGCTAAGGGCCGGGGTTTCACCTCTGTTTGTCCAAGGGAATAATCGGTTTGGTTTTTCCCTCTTTTCGGAGTTAATGGCAGAAGATTTTAATGAGAATATCTTCATCTCTCCAATCAGTGTTTATCTTGCTCTGGTGAGCACTTATAACGGAGCGGGAGGGGAAACAAAAGAGGCGATGGCTAAAACCCTTAACTTAAAAGAGATGAAGTTAGACTCCTTGAATACCGCCTTAAGCGATCTCCACCAATTCCTAAGAAGACCTATTCCCCAGGTAGAATTAAAAATTGCTAACTCTTTGTGGGCGAGAAAGGGAATTTCCTTAAAGAGGGAATTCTTAGAAAGAAATAGAAAGTTCTTCAAAGCAAAGATAAAAACCTTAGACTTCTCCCAGCCCTCAGCGATAAAAGAGATTAATCAGTGGGTTAGGAAAAATACCAAGGGGAAGATAGAAAAAATTATAGAAAAAATTGAGAGAAATGTGGTGCTATTCATTTTGAATGCGGTTTACTTTCAAGGGAAGTGGCAAAGGGAGTTTCCAAAAGAGAAAACGAAGGAAGATTTCTTTTATTCCCCCCGAGGGGAAGAGAAAATTTTGCTGATGTCCCAATCGGGAAGGTTTCTTTATCTCAAAAAGGAAAATTGGGCGGCAGTTGCTTTGCCTTATGGAAAGGGGGAAGTGAGTATTTACCTTTTTCTACCCGATACTAACTTTCCCCTTGCCAGTTTGGTTCAATGGTTAGGGGGAAGATGGGAAGAAGTCTTAAAGGAGTTTGATGAGAGAGAAGGGGAGATCTCTTTACCCAGAATTCATTTGACATACGAAAAATCATTCAAAGAAATCTTAAAAAGGATGAATATGGCAATTGCCTTTGATCCAAAGAAGGCGGATTTTACTGGCATGAGCGGGGAAGGGGGATTATTTATTAACGATGTCCGGCATAAGACCTACCTCAGCATAACAGAAGAGGGAACCGAGGCGGCAGCGGTCACTTCGGTAGAGATGGCTTTAACCGCCCTCCCAGAAAGGTTTCATCTTGTATTCAATCGTCCCTTCTTCTTTGCCATTCGGGATAATCGCACCGGCTTAATACTTTTCACGGGGGCCTTTTTCACTCCGAAGGGATAA